In one Bradyrhizobium cosmicum genomic region, the following are encoded:
- a CDS encoding ABC transporter permease, producing the protein MALPIPADRTRRGSLRLPKVSRSMLLSTLTVAMLLAAWAIVTEMGWANELFLPKPQAVWAAFVKTMTRGYQGATLLQHLGASLYRILTAFALACLVGIPLGVLMGVSRNARALLNPLIEFYRPLPPLGLYTLLVMWLGIGESSKLSLLFLAGLPGIVISTIQAVASVDPVYVRAAQSLGANRRHLLFHVYLPAAGPLILAGMRISLGFTYTVLVAAEIVAASAGIGWMIWDAAKFLLSDVVIMGLIVLGLTGVVLDLMMRGIARLLMPWART; encoded by the coding sequence ATGGCCCTTCCGATCCCGGCCGATCGCACGCGACGGGGCAGCCTGCGGCTGCCAAAGGTCTCGCGATCGATGCTGCTCTCGACGCTCACCGTCGCCATGCTGCTGGCGGCATGGGCCATCGTGACGGAGATGGGCTGGGCCAACGAGCTGTTCCTGCCGAAGCCGCAGGCGGTGTGGGCCGCGTTCGTCAAGACCATGACCAGGGGATATCAGGGCGCGACGCTGCTCCAGCATCTCGGTGCCAGCCTCTATCGCATCCTCACCGCGTTCGCGCTGGCCTGTCTCGTCGGCATTCCGCTCGGCGTTCTCATGGGCGTGTCGCGCAATGCGCGCGCGCTGCTCAATCCGCTGATCGAGTTCTACCGGCCGCTGCCGCCGCTCGGGCTCTACACGCTGCTGGTGATGTGGCTCGGTATCGGCGAGAGCTCGAAACTGTCGCTGCTGTTCCTCGCCGGCCTGCCGGGCATCGTGATCTCGACGATCCAGGCTGTCGCCAGCGTCGATCCCGTCTATGTGCGCGCCGCGCAGTCGCTCGGTGCAAACAGGCGCCATCTATTGTTCCATGTCTATCTGCCCGCGGCGGGACCCTTGATCCTCGCCGGCATGCGCATCTCGCTGGGGTTCACCTACACCGTTCTCGTCGCCGCCGAGATCGTCGCGGCTTCAGCCGGCATCGGCTGGATGATCTGGGACGCCGCGAAATTCCTGCTGTCCGACGTCGTCATCATGGGCCTGATCGTGCTCGGCCTCACCGGCGTCGTGCTCGACCTCATGATGCGCGGCATCGCAAGACTTCTGATGCCGTGGGCCCGAACCTGA
- a CDS encoding histidine phosphatase family protein: MTARIVRYLTHPQVQIDPDVPVPQWGLSPVGRARTETLAQAPWLANTTQIISSGERKAVETAGIIAGPLGIMIEIRAAMHENDRSATGFLKPAEFEQVADRFFAEPHLSVRGWERAVDAQARIVREVEAVLARDRHGDVLFVGHGAVGTLLLCHYAGHPINRVHDQPAGGGHCFALARQDRSILHAWCRMEEIAS, translated from the coding sequence ATGACCGCCCGCATCGTCCGCTATCTCACCCATCCGCAGGTGCAGATCGACCCCGATGTGCCCGTGCCGCAATGGGGCCTGAGCCCGGTCGGACGCGCGCGGACCGAGACATTGGCGCAGGCGCCCTGGCTTGCGAACACCACGCAGATCATCTCCAGCGGCGAGCGCAAGGCGGTGGAGACCGCGGGGATCATTGCAGGCCCACTCGGGATCATGATCGAAATTCGCGCGGCCATGCATGAGAACGACCGTTCGGCGACCGGCTTCCTGAAGCCGGCCGAGTTCGAGCAGGTCGCCGACCGGTTCTTCGCAGAGCCGCATCTGAGCGTCCGCGGCTGGGAGCGCGCGGTGGACGCGCAGGCGCGCATCGTGCGCGAGGTCGAGGCGGTGCTGGCGCGAGATCGTCACGGCGATGTTCTCTTCGTCGGCCACGGTGCCGTCGGCACGCTGCTGCTTTGCCACTATGCCGGGCATCCGATCAATCGCGTCCACGATCAGCCGGCCGGAGGGGGTCATTGCTTTGCGCTTGCAAGGCAGGACAGGAGCATCCTGCACGCGTGGTGCAGAATGGAAGAGATCGCCTCCTGA
- a CDS encoding DUF2147 domain-containing protein — MTRLVASLGMVIALAASAPAAQAGSYAFSIGGHRFQVEAPRNCRSSSCVSIYGRSLRTTEDAGTAPVPAPAPVVQAPQPIAPIRPAPVVVVVPPPAPPAPVLAATNSQPVAPPAPPRVDLPRLDAPKTVALAPPRLEPPVVAPQPEIKQGTTIAQRGDEEPAYSPLGEWESTGAKGTVRIERCGPALCGFVLTEASNRGESVLVNMKPKTHDVWTGSIYSRSSGSTYYGRMTLTASGKLRVEACALGYFWCTGNDWTRVEEHREQLMTTSRQWSGARS; from the coding sequence ATGACGCGGCTTGTGGCTTCGCTTGGCATGGTGATCGCACTGGCGGCGAGTGCGCCCGCGGCGCAGGCCGGTTCCTACGCCTTCTCGATCGGCGGCCACCGGTTCCAAGTCGAGGCGCCCCGCAATTGCCGGTCCAGTTCCTGTGTTTCGATTTACGGCCGCAGCCTGCGGACGACGGAGGATGCCGGGACGGCACCGGTGCCTGCGCCTGCACCGGTCGTGCAGGCGCCGCAGCCGATCGCTCCGATCAGGCCGGCGCCAGTTGTTGTCGTGGTTCCGCCACCAGCTCCGCCGGCCCCCGTCCTTGCCGCCACGAACTCGCAGCCCGTCGCGCCGCCTGCTCCTCCGCGGGTGGATCTGCCGCGCCTCGATGCACCGAAGACTGTTGCGCTCGCCCCGCCGCGTCTGGAGCCGCCGGTCGTTGCCCCGCAACCCGAGATCAAGCAGGGCACGACGATCGCACAGCGCGGCGACGAGGAGCCGGCCTATTCGCCGCTCGGCGAATGGGAGAGCACTGGTGCCAAGGGCACGGTTCGCATCGAACGCTGCGGCCCCGCGCTGTGTGGTTTCGTGCTCACCGAAGCATCGAACCGGGGCGAGAGCGTGCTCGTCAACATGAAGCCGAAGACGCACGACGTCTGGACCGGCAGCATCTACAGCCGCTCCAGCGGCAGCACCTATTACGGCAGGATGACGTTGACGGCCTCCGGCAAACTTCGCGTCGAAGCCTGTGCGCTCGGCTACTTCTGGTGCACCGGCAACGACTGGACGCGGGTCGAGGAGCACCGGGAGCAGTTGATGACGACCTCACGGCAATGGAGTGGAGCGCGGTCGTAG
- a CDS encoding NUDIX hydrolase: MARAPVMAAGGIVLRRGEPPLIAVVRQRKRNEWVLPKGKLDDGETPKQAAHREVLEETGHEVAIHEFLGTLVYQSGGRSKVVHFWRMEAEGGPVRKLMNDIKAVDWLTLDDALARLSREYERVFLTQIGPIALAAAGLVSSSEPTPPLAADDIDTALQSLTPAEADSVDELRHGLLQKVKAWLRGEA; the protein is encoded by the coding sequence ATGGCGCGGGCGCCGGTGATGGCGGCGGGTGGTATTGTGCTGCGGCGTGGCGAGCCGCCGCTGATCGCGGTGGTGCGCCAGCGCAAACGCAACGAATGGGTCCTGCCCAAGGGCAAGCTCGACGACGGCGAGACGCCGAAGCAGGCCGCGCACCGCGAGGTGCTGGAAGAGACCGGCCATGAGGTCGCCATCCACGAATTCCTCGGCACGCTCGTCTATCAGTCGGGCGGGCGCTCCAAGGTCGTGCATTTCTGGCGTATGGAGGCCGAGGGCGGCCCCGTCCGCAAGCTGATGAACGACATCAAGGCGGTGGACTGGCTGACGCTGGACGATGCGCTCGCGCGGTTGTCGCGCGAATATGAGCGCGTGTTCCTGACGCAGATCGGCCCAATCGCGCTCGCGGCGGCGGGGCTGGTGTCGTCGTCCGAGCCGACACCGCCGCTCGCAGCCGACGACATCGATACGGCCTTGCAGTCGCTGACACCGGCCGAAGCCGATTCCGTCGATGAGCTGCGGCATGGTTTGCTGCAGAAGGTGAAGGCCTGGCTGCGCGGCGAGGCGTGA
- a CDS encoding aminotransferase class III-fold pyridoxal phosphate-dependent enzyme encodes METTLPILSFSVAAAASAAAVLPKIKARVELSRAKHRSLAGHSKMSRRVAKLLPFYEFEGDDYFACDGAPADIAARRKDGFFRLAKFYAERYPRGRAMTKEAAERISDLRFTETYRVPFQFSRLVREHLGTSTFMESSSGVTVTDVDGNTSYDLTGSYGVNIFGNDFYKECIEGAEKRAHALGPVLGPYHPSILDNVTRLCQISGLDEVSFHMSGTEAVMQAVRLARYHTRRSHLVRFAGAYHGWWGDVQPGVGNPIPAHETYTLAEMSEKTLHVLRTRKDIACVLVNPLQGLHPNGNAPGDSSLVDSSRGGNFDRAGYTEWLKKLRDVCTERGIVLIFDEVFVGFRLAAGGAQEYFGVKADMVTYGKSLAGGLPVGVVCGKKELMRRFNDDRPADICFARGTFNSHPYVMTAMDEFLSRLASPNFRAIYDGLDATWNGRAQKLNQMMTEAGLPVRFANFSSIWTVKYDTPSRYNWMLQYYLRAEGLSLSWVGTGRLIFSLNYTDADFSEVADRFVRAATKMKADGFWWHDGVLTNKQIKRQILKEMLAKRFGR; translated from the coding sequence ATGGAAACGACACTCCCGATTCTCTCATTTTCCGTGGCCGCCGCAGCGTCCGCTGCCGCCGTCCTTCCGAAGATCAAAGCGCGGGTCGAATTGTCCCGCGCCAAGCACCGCTCGCTCGCCGGCCACTCCAAGATGTCGCGCCGGGTGGCCAAGCTGCTCCCGTTCTACGAATTCGAAGGCGACGACTACTTTGCCTGTGACGGCGCGCCGGCGGACATCGCGGCCCGGCGTAAGGACGGCTTCTTCCGCCTCGCCAAGTTCTACGCCGAGCGCTACCCCAGGGGCCGCGCGATGACGAAGGAAGCGGCGGAAAGGATCTCCGACCTGCGCTTCACCGAGACCTACCGCGTGCCGTTCCAGTTCTCGCGTCTGGTCCGCGAGCATCTGGGCACCTCGACCTTCATGGAATCGTCGAGCGGCGTCACCGTCACGGATGTCGACGGCAACACCTCCTACGACCTCACGGGGTCCTACGGCGTCAACATCTTCGGCAACGACTTCTACAAGGAGTGCATCGAGGGCGCCGAGAAGCGGGCGCACGCGCTCGGCCCGGTGCTCGGCCCTTACCATCCTTCCATCCTCGATAACGTGACAAGGCTCTGCCAGATCTCTGGCCTCGACGAAGTCTCGTTCCACATGTCCGGCACCGAAGCCGTGATGCAGGCCGTGCGGCTCGCGCGCTACCACACCAGGCGCTCGCATCTCGTCCGCTTTGCGGGGGCCTATCACGGCTGGTGGGGCGACGTGCAGCCCGGTGTCGGCAATCCTATCCCTGCGCACGAGACCTACACCCTCGCCGAGATGTCCGAGAAGACCCTGCATGTGCTGCGCACGCGCAAGGACATCGCCTGCGTGCTGGTCAATCCGCTGCAGGGCCTGCATCCCAACGGCAACGCCCCCGGCGATTCCTCGCTGGTCGACAGTTCCCGCGGCGGAAATTTCGATCGCGCTGGCTACACCGAATGGCTGAAGAAGTTGCGCGACGTCTGCACCGAGCGCGGCATCGTGCTGATCTTCGACGAAGTCTTCGTCGGCTTCCGCCTCGCCGCCGGCGGCGCCCAGGAATACTTTGGCGTCAAGGCCGACATGGTGACCTACGGCAAGAGCCTCGCCGGCGGCCTGCCGGTCGGCGTGGTCTGCGGCAAGAAGGAACTGATGCGCCGCTTCAATGACGACCGTCCCGCCGACATCTGCTTCGCCCGCGGCACCTTTAACTCGCATCCCTACGTCATGACGGCGATGGACGAGTTCCTGAGCCGGCTCGCCAGCCCGAATTTCCGCGCCATCTATGACGGGCTGGACGCGACCTGGAACGGCCGCGCGCAGAAGCTCAACCAGATGATGACGGAAGCCGGCCTGCCGGTGCGGTTCGCGAACTTCTCGTCGATCTGGACGGTGAAGTACGACACGCCGTCCCGCTACAACTGGATGCTGCAATACTACCTGCGCGCCGAAGGCCTGTCCTTGAGCTGGGTCGGCACCGGCCGGCTGATCTTCAGCCTGAACTACACCGACGCCGATTTCAGCGAAGTTGCCGACCGCTTCGTCCGCGCCGCCACGAAGATGAAGGCCGACGGCTTCTGGTGGCACGACGGCGTGCTCACCAACAAGCAGATCAAGCGGCAGATCTTGAAAGAGATGCTGGCCAAGCGCTTCGGGCGCTGA
- a CDS encoding DUF2147 domain-containing protein, with protein sequence MNKLTIAATALFLASTAAAHAGNTISFQIEGQHIRIETPRNCASLNCVTIVAPGLSDKPIKLNNINLKGLGGSKDDDIDTTPAPATTTAQPAPAPVQQAPVQATAPAAPAVAPAAPAATVAAAPSVDTTTQPAPAPVAVAPAPAPVAAAPVAVANTPIGIWATEENKGNVRVEQCGANLCGYAEKTNERILINMKPEGSKWSGRIHDPDSGRNYDSTIAMKGPNTMRVQGCAFGGMFCGGQTWKRVS encoded by the coding sequence ATGAACAAGCTCACCATCGCCGCCACCGCGCTCTTCCTGGCTTCGACCGCCGCAGCCCATGCCGGCAATACGATCTCGTTCCAGATCGAAGGCCAGCACATCCGCATCGAGACGCCGCGCAACTGCGCCTCGCTCAATTGCGTCACCATCGTCGCGCCGGGCCTGTCCGACAAGCCGATCAAGCTGAACAACATCAACCTCAAGGGCCTCGGCGGCTCCAAGGACGATGACATCGACACCACGCCGGCTCCGGCGACCACGACCGCGCAGCCCGCCCCGGCTCCCGTGCAGCAGGCACCGGTGCAGGCGACCGCGCCCGCCGCGCCTGCGGTTGCTCCCGCTGCCCCGGCGGCGACGGTTGCCGCCGCTCCGTCCGTTGACACGACGACACAGCCTGCGCCCGCTCCCGTCGCGGTTGCTCCCGCGCCGGCTCCGGTTGCCGCCGCGCCCGTGGCGGTTGCCAACACGCCGATCGGCATCTGGGCGACCGAAGAGAACAAGGGCAATGTCCGCGTCGAGCAGTGCGGAGCCAACCTTTGCGGCTACGCCGAGAAGACCAACGAACGCATCCTGATCAACATGAAGCCCGAGGGCTCGAAGTGGAGCGGCCGCATCCATGATCCCGACTCCGGCCGCAACTACGACTCGACGATCGCGATGAAGGGCCCGAACACGATGCGTGTGCAGGGTTGCGCCTTCGGCGGCATGTTCTGCGGCGGCCAGACCTGGAAGCGCGTGAGCTGA
- a CDS encoding M20 family metallopeptidase produces the protein MQMSVTPPTSDLEQRVLSRITEARWLELASELIRTGQPRSGNPLDPDLPPAEEEAISMLVAGKLEALGMEVTKHSAQPHRPNVLGVLKGREGAPSLILNDHLDTYPAVEPHKWHMTDFDPFKATRHGDLLYARGTSDTRGNLAASLLAVQVLVEEGVTFDGTLMCCYTVDEERNGTEGSIYMLNKVGLTADYEITAEPTAWGDVGKDWGMNLSVANSGHCLVEVTVEGIKSHIWRPDISVNAIMEAAKLLPKLKEMAFTHVPSTFMGHTPPCCSVVRIRGGLPGEMQFSPDACTITLAVVGIVPGMTLGSVISDIERLGQQTFAGVNDVKVGVRQVPGSLFVNATEPVPVEEEPCRSLRDVYKRMMGREPGVNRKNAFNDTIRFREAGINAVTFGPGEDGWAVDNENISITKSVMATRIYALTIMQILGVRA, from the coding sequence ATGCAGATGTCCGTCACCCCGCCTACCTCCGATCTCGAGCAGCGCGTGCTGTCGCGCATCACGGAGGCGCGCTGGCTTGAGCTGGCATCGGAGCTGATCCGCACCGGACAGCCGCGCTCCGGCAATCCGCTCGATCCCGATCTGCCGCCAGCCGAGGAGGAAGCCATCTCCATGCTGGTCGCGGGCAAGCTCGAAGCTCTCGGCATGGAAGTGACAAAACACAGCGCGCAGCCGCACCGGCCGAACGTGCTCGGCGTCTTGAAGGGGCGGGAGGGCGCGCCGTCGCTGATCCTCAACGATCATCTCGACACCTATCCGGCCGTCGAGCCCCACAAGTGGCACATGACGGATTTTGATCCGTTCAAGGCGACGCGTCACGGCGACCTGCTCTACGCGCGCGGCACCTCCGACACGCGCGGCAATCTCGCGGCGTCGCTGCTCGCGGTGCAGGTGCTGGTCGAAGAAGGCGTGACATTCGATGGCACCTTGATGTGCTGCTACACCGTCGACGAGGAGCGCAACGGCACCGAGGGCTCGATCTACATGCTGAACAAGGTCGGCCTCACCGCCGACTACGAGATCACCGCCGAGCCGACCGCGTGGGGCGATGTCGGCAAGGACTGGGGCATGAACCTCTCGGTGGCCAATTCCGGACACTGCCTGGTCGAGGTCACGGTCGAGGGCATCAAGTCGCATATCTGGCGCCCCGACATCAGCGTCAACGCCATCATGGAGGCGGCCAAGCTGCTGCCGAAGCTGAAGGAGATGGCGTTCACGCACGTGCCGAGCACGTTCATGGGACACACGCCGCCCTGCTGCTCGGTGGTGCGCATCCGCGGCGGCCTGCCCGGCGAGATGCAGTTCTCGCCGGATGCCTGCACCATCACGCTCGCGGTGGTCGGCATCGTCCCGGGCATGACGCTTGGCAGCGTGATCTCCGACATCGAGCGGCTCGGGCAGCAGACGTTCGCGGGCGTCAACGACGTCAAGGTCGGGGTGCGCCAGGTGCCCGGCTCGCTGTTCGTCAATGCGACCGAGCCGGTGCCGGTCGAGGAAGAGCCGTGCCGCTCCCTGCGCGACGTCTACAAGCGCATGATGGGCCGCGAGCCCGGCGTCAACCGCAAGAACGCCTTCAACGACACCATCCGTTTTCGCGAGGCCGGCATCAATGCCGTGACCTTCGGTCCCGGCGAGGACGGATGGGCGGTCGACAACGAGAACATCTCGATCACCAAGTCGGTGATGGCGACGCGGATCTACGCGCTGACCATCATGCAGATTCTGGGCGTGCGCGCATGA
- a CDS encoding extensin family protein, with amino-acid sequence MTRGVRLYLVGSIVLVSLAGCGRGFFQAEREPWRAEAEAACLKSGAVKESPDIVRIEPISGPGMCGAEYPLKVAALGEGSSSYGFADEELRPPGSVGNQPRWPVTQPRSNYPQSQNYPQRSNYPESAVRQPSGYGAPSGPVSLNAPGVAPQEDEIDLPPEGTDAAGAARYMNSPSYPVRSAAPYSQPPAQQPLPRLGPAQGNPVTAVGPVAIKPTATLACPIVSELDRWLADTVQPSAMRWFGVRVAEIKQISAYSCRGMNGNSRAHISEHAFGNALDIAAFVLADGRRVTVKDGWRGVPEEQGFLRDVQSGACVHFTTVLAPGSNVYHYDHIHVDLMRRASRRLICQPAAVSGEEVAGRAQQRNPYAGRRDPYVTGSLGSRKSTTRKQEEDEYADD; translated from the coding sequence ATGACGCGCGGAGTTCGTTTGTATCTCGTCGGCTCCATCGTCCTTGTTTCGCTTGCGGGTTGCGGACGCGGCTTTTTCCAGGCCGAGCGCGAACCGTGGCGGGCCGAGGCCGAAGCCGCTTGTCTGAAGTCCGGCGCGGTCAAGGAAAGCCCTGATATCGTCCGCATCGAGCCGATCTCCGGACCCGGCATGTGTGGCGCCGAGTATCCGCTGAAGGTTGCCGCCCTCGGTGAAGGCTCCAGCAGCTACGGCTTTGCCGATGAAGAATTGCGTCCGCCGGGGAGCGTCGGCAACCAGCCGCGCTGGCCGGTGACGCAGCCGCGCTCGAATTATCCGCAGAGCCAAAACTATCCGCAACGCTCGAACTATCCCGAGAGCGCGGTGCGCCAGCCCTCCGGCTATGGCGCGCCATCGGGCCCGGTGTCGCTGAACGCACCCGGCGTGGCGCCCCAGGAAGACGAGATCGACCTGCCGCCCGAGGGCACCGATGCTGCGGGCGCCGCGCGCTACATGAATTCGCCGAGCTATCCGGTGCGATCGGCGGCGCCCTATTCGCAGCCGCCGGCGCAGCAACCGTTGCCGCGTCTCGGCCCTGCACAGGGCAATCCCGTCACCGCCGTCGGCCCGGTGGCAATCAAGCCGACCGCGACGCTGGCCTGTCCGATCGTGTCCGAACTCGACCGCTGGCTCGCCGACACCGTGCAGCCCTCGGCGATGCGCTGGTTCGGCGTCCGCGTCGCCGAGATCAAGCAGATCTCCGCCTATTCATGCCGCGGCATGAACGGCAACTCGCGCGCCCACATCTCCGAGCATGCCTTCGGCAATGCGCTCGATATCGCCGCCTTCGTGCTCGCCGATGGCCGCCGCGTCACCGTGAAGGATGGCTGGCGCGGCGTGCCGGAAGAACAGGGCTTCCTGCGCGACGTGCAGTCCGGCGCGTGCGTGCATTTCACCACGGTGCTCGCGCCCGGCTCCAACGTCTACCACTACGATCACATCCACGTGGACCTGATGCGCCGCGCCAGCCGCCGCCTGATCTGTCAGCCCGCCGCCGTCTCCGGCGAAGAGGTCGCCGGGCGGGCCCAGCAGCGCAACCCTTACGCCGGCCGGCGTGATCCCTATGTCACCGGCTCGCTCGGCTCGCGCAAGAGCACGACGCGCAAGCAGGAAGAGGACGAGTACGCGGACGATTGA
- the asd gene encoding archaetidylserine decarboxylase (Phosphatidylserine decarboxylase is synthesized as a single chain precursor. Generation of the pyruvoyl active site from a Ser is coupled to cleavage of a Gly-Ser bond between the larger (beta) and smaller (alpha chains). It is an integral membrane protein.) encodes MTVKTLIASFTQQEDLNFLLTNRIPRAALTRFMGWFSKIENPLIRDGSIALWKLFSDLDLSEARKTHFKSLHDCFTRELKPGLRPFDPDPSVVASPSDGIVGAHGRIADTELFQVKGAPYSLLDLLGDSALVDQHRNGSFVTLRLTSSMYHRFHAPFDAHIERVTLIHGDVWNVNPIALKRVERLFCKNERAVIRTHLSSGEAVTLVPVAAILVASIRLHFLDMVLNAQTRGPVNFPCDVNVSKGEELGWFEHGSTIIILAPGDFSFCDGIAEGTRIRAGQALLRKN; translated from the coding sequence ATGACAGTCAAAACCCTCATCGCCTCTTTCACCCAGCAGGAAGACCTCAACTTCCTGTTGACCAACCGCATCCCCCGCGCCGCGCTGACCCGCTTCATGGGCTGGTTCTCGAAGATCGAGAACCCGCTCATTCGGGACGGCTCGATCGCGCTGTGGAAGCTGTTCTCCGACCTCGATCTGTCGGAGGCGCGAAAGACCCATTTCAAGAGCCTGCACGACTGCTTCACCCGGGAGCTCAAGCCGGGCCTGCGGCCGTTCGATCCCGATCCTTCCGTCGTCGCCAGCCCTTCCGACGGCATCGTCGGCGCCCATGGCCGGATCGCGGACACCGAGCTGTTCCAGGTCAAGGGCGCGCCCTATTCGCTGCTCGATCTGCTCGGTGATTCCGCGCTGGTCGACCAGCACCGCAACGGAAGCTTCGTCACGCTGCGGCTGACTTCGAGCATGTATCACCGCTTCCATGCGCCCTTTGACGCGCATATCGAGCGCGTCACGCTGATCCATGGCGACGTCTGGAACGTCAACCCGATCGCGCTGAAGCGCGTCGAGCGCCTGTTCTGCAAGAACGAGCGCGCGGTGATCCGCACGCATCTGTCGAGCGGCGAGGCCGTGACGCTGGTGCCGGTCGCTGCGATCCTGGTCGCGAGCATCCGACTGCACTTCCTCGACATGGTGCTGAACGCGCAGACCCGGGGGCCGGTCAACTTCCCGTGCGATGTCAACGTGAGCAAAGGCGAGGAGCTCGGCTGGTTCGAGCACGGCTCGACCATCATCATTCTTGCGCCCGGCGATTTTTCGTTCTGCGACGGCATCGCCGAAGGCACCCGCATCCGCGCCGGTCAAGCGCTGCTGAGAAAAAACTAG
- a CDS encoding FecR domain-containing protein encodes MVAWRRFVFALVLLALPPAGARVALAAEAIELAQAQPQAQPAPAPSPAPSASPAPATDAQPAAVEPIGNVATVTGIATVIRDKNSYPLRVRDDIYLNDVVQTSSNSSLGITFNDATTFNLSAGAKITIDTYVYEDGGKQNAGVFDIGKGTVAFVAAAVARTGDMKITTPTATLGIRGTTGVVDVPEGAAANRTSNVNIKLYPDADGRVGHIDVDDRTSGTRLGALTQASSGFAIRPGAGMRFAAVPITIPAQQIARDRGFVSQVHLAQSTGRQIVTEQRDFRRANPAASPRIPRPFQPPQQQQLRPSPTPGQQPQRPNGQPGQNNRPGQQQPGAPGRQGAQPPQRQGQGQGGAVQSGGPRAGQGQQQQGQQQGAGRPTGRPRAGQGTQPNGAPQAQPQRGGQIPTGPGGVVPSQPQAPHTGLQPGQPALPPAAQAPGLQRPGGLQQRLPAAQRPAPPRKPAPAPKEKERR; translated from the coding sequence TTGGTGGCTTGGCGCCGCTTCGTGTTTGCGCTCGTGCTGCTGGCATTGCCGCCGGCCGGCGCGCGCGTGGCACTCGCGGCCGAAGCGATCGAGCTTGCACAGGCCCAGCCGCAAGCACAACCGGCGCCCGCCCCCTCGCCGGCGCCGTCGGCTTCGCCGGCACCGGCCACCGACGCGCAACCCGCCGCCGTAGAGCCGATCGGCAATGTCGCGACCGTGACGGGGATCGCGACCGTGATCCGCGACAAGAACTCGTATCCGCTGCGCGTGCGCGACGACATCTATCTCAACGACGTCGTGCAGACCTCGTCGAACTCCTCGCTCGGCATCACCTTCAACGACGCCACCACGTTCAACCTCTCCGCCGGCGCGAAGATCACCATCGACACTTACGTCTACGAGGACGGCGGCAAGCAGAACGCAGGCGTCTTCGATATCGGCAAGGGCACGGTCGCGTTCGTCGCGGCGGCGGTGGCCAGGACCGGCGACATGAAGATCACCACGCCGACGGCAACACTCGGCATCCGCGGCACCACCGGTGTCGTCGACGTGCCCGAAGGCGCAGCCGCCAACCGCACCAGCAACGTCAACATCAAGCTCTACCCCGACGCGGACGGGCGGGTCGGTCACATCGACGTCGACGACCGCACCAGCGGCACGCGGCTCGGCGCGCTGACGCAGGCATCGAGCGGCTTTGCGATCCGGCCCGGCGCCGGCATGCGCTTCGCGGCCGTGCCGATCACGATCCCCGCACAGCAGATCGCGCGCGACCGCGGCTTCGTCAGCCAAGTGCATCTGGCGCAGAGCACGGGCCGGCAGATCGTCACCGAGCAGCGCGACTTCCGCCGCGCCAATCCGGCCGCGAGCCCGCGCATCCCGCGGCCGTTCCAGCCGCCGCAACAGCAACAATTGCGCCCGAGCCCAACCCCGGGCCAACAGCCGCAGCGGCCGAACGGCCAGCCCGGTCAGAACAATCGCCCGGGTCAGCAGCAACCGGGCGCACCGGGACGCCAAGGCGCGCAGCCCCCGCAGCGGCAGGGCCAAGGACAAGGCGGCGCGGTGCAGTCGGGTGGCCCGCGCGCGGGCCAGGGGCAGCAGCAACAAGGCCAGCAGCAAGGTGCGGGACGTCCAACAGGCCGGCCGCGAGCCGGGCAAGGCACCCAGCCTAACGGCGCGCCGCAAGCCCAGCCGCAGCGCGGCGGCCAGATTCCAACGGGGCCCGGGGGAGTCGTGCCTTCGCAGCCGCAAGCACCGCACACCGGATTGCAGCCCGGCCAACCGGCACTGCCGCCTGCGGCTCAAGCGCCCGGCCTGCAGCGCCCTGGCGGATTGCAGCAGCGCCTCCCCGCCGCGCAACGCCCCGCACCCCCGCGCAAACCGGCGCCGGCTCCGAAGGAGAAGGAGCGGCGGTGA